A DNA window from Mycolicibacter terrae contains the following coding sequences:
- a CDS encoding MalY/PatB family protein — MAEVFDALTDDQLRARGTIKWNHFEPDVLPLWIAEMDFPTAPAVLDGIRACVAAEEFGYPAFGSDALPVAAARWCERRYGWAARPEWVRVVPDVLKGMEVVIGFLTRPESPVVLPVPAYMPFFDLLLVSGRQRVEIPMTQDDSGRYLIDLDALDAAFSAGAGSLILCNPNNPLGTAFTAEELRAIVEIAAHHGARVIADEIHAPLVYDRPHVAAASVSDVAADTVVTLMSASKGWNLPGLMCAQVMLSNQRDADAWDRINMMHTMGASTVGIRANIAAYTDGGDWLDRLLVYLRANRDHLSRVLPEAVPGVRVSHPQATYLAWLDFRALGLPAEPAEYLLGHARVALSPGIPFGGGPGFARLNFGTTRAILDRAIETMTVALNG, encoded by the coding sequence GTGGCTGAAGTCTTCGATGCGCTGACCGACGACCAACTCCGCGCCCGCGGGACGATCAAGTGGAACCACTTCGAGCCGGACGTGTTGCCGCTGTGGATCGCCGAGATGGATTTCCCCACCGCGCCGGCGGTGCTGGACGGTATACGCGCCTGCGTGGCCGCCGAGGAGTTCGGCTACCCGGCGTTCGGGTCCGATGCGCTGCCGGTGGCGGCGGCACGCTGGTGCGAGCGGCGCTACGGCTGGGCCGCCCGCCCGGAATGGGTGCGGGTGGTGCCCGACGTGCTCAAGGGCATGGAGGTGGTCATCGGTTTCCTCACCCGCCCGGAGAGCCCGGTGGTGCTGCCGGTCCCGGCCTACATGCCGTTCTTCGACCTGCTGCTGGTCTCCGGCCGTCAGCGGGTGGAAATCCCGATGACACAAGATGATTCCGGTCGCTACCTGATCGATCTGGATGCGCTGGACGCGGCGTTCAGCGCCGGTGCGGGGTCGCTGATCCTGTGCAACCCGAACAATCCGCTGGGCACCGCGTTCACCGCCGAGGAGCTGCGCGCGATCGTGGAGATCGCCGCCCACCACGGCGCCCGGGTGATCGCCGACGAGATCCACGCCCCGCTGGTCTACGACCGCCCGCACGTCGCGGCCGCCTCGGTGTCCGACGTCGCCGCCGACACCGTCGTCACGCTGATGTCGGCGTCCAAGGGCTGGAACCTGCCCGGCCTGATGTGCGCCCAGGTGATGTTGTCCAACCAGCGCGACGCCGACGCCTGGGACCGGATCAACATGATGCACACCATGGGCGCCTCCACCGTCGGCATCCGGGCCAACATCGCCGCCTACACCGACGGCGGCGACTGGCTGGACCGTCTGCTGGTCTACCTGCGGGCCAACCGCGATCACCTCAGCCGTGTGCTTCCGGAGGCGGTGCCGGGGGTTCGGGTCAGCCACCCGCAGGCCACCTACCTGGCGTGGCTGGACTTCCGGGCGCTGGGATTGCCCGCCGAACCGGCCGAGTACCTGCTGGGCCACGCGCGGGTAGCGCTGAGCCCGGGCATCCCGTTCGGTGGCGGCCCGGGATTCGCCCGGCTGAACTTCGGCACCACCCGGGCGATCCTGGACCGGGCGATCGAGACGATGACGGTGGCGCTAAACGGCTAA
- a CDS encoding HIT family protein produces the protein MSCVFCAVVAGAAPAVRIYEDDDYLAFLDIRPFTRGHTLVIPKRHSVDLTDTPAETLAGMLAVGQRIARAARASGLHADGNNLAINDGRAAFQSVFHIHLHVVPRRSGDKLSFAKGMLVRRDPDREQTGQILRAALADAGTAPSD, from the coding sequence GTGTCTTGTGTGTTCTGTGCTGTGGTTGCCGGTGCCGCCCCGGCCGTCCGGATCTACGAAGACGACGACTACCTGGCGTTCCTCGACATCCGGCCGTTCACCCGCGGCCACACGCTGGTGATCCCCAAGCGGCACAGCGTGGACCTGACCGACACCCCGGCCGAGACACTGGCCGGCATGCTCGCGGTCGGCCAGCGGATCGCCCGCGCGGCGCGGGCCTCCGGACTGCACGCCGACGGCAACAACTTGGCGATCAACGACGGGCGGGCGGCCTTTCAGAGCGTGTTCCACATCCACCTGCACGTGGTACCGCGCCGCAGCGGGGACAAGCTGTCGTTCGCCAAGGGGATGCTGGTGCGCCGCGACCCGGATCGGGAGCAGACCGGGCAGATCTTGCGGGCGGCACTGGCGGATGCCGGCACCGCGCCGTCAGACTGA
- a CDS encoding nitroreductase family deazaflavin-dependent oxidoreductase, which yields MDHLPLIEKVGVRVLGLHDLIYRWTNGRVGHRLPGLPPSLMLHTVGAKTGRARTSTLSYARDGDDYLIVASMGGAPRSPGWYHNLKPHPDVEINVGPKRLPVSARAVLPDDPDYARMWRIVNANNADRYEAYQRRTARPIPVVVLTPAAST from the coding sequence ATGGACCATCTCCCGTTGATCGAAAAAGTGGGCGTCCGCGTGCTCGGCCTCCACGACCTGATCTACCGCTGGACCAACGGCCGCGTCGGCCACCGGCTGCCGGGCCTGCCTCCCAGCTTGATGTTGCACACCGTCGGCGCCAAGACCGGTCGGGCCCGCACCTCGACCCTGTCCTACGCCCGCGATGGCGACGACTACCTGATCGTCGCGTCGATGGGCGGTGCGCCCCGCTCCCCCGGCTGGTATCACAACCTCAAGCCACACCCCGACGTCGAGATCAACGTCGGGCCCAAACGGTTGCCCGTCTCCGCGCGGGCGGTGCTGCCCGACGACCCGGACTACGCCCGGATGTGGCGGATCGTCAACGCCAACAATGCGGATCGCTACGAGGCCTACCAGCGACGCACTGCTCGGCCGATCCCGGTCGTGGTGCTCACACCCGCGGCGTCCACTTAA
- a CDS encoding PGRS repeat-containing protein — protein MDLYTALHDQVQTWITSPLGIQIDTTINQLAGSYLIGNGIDGTADNPHGGAGGLWFGDGGDGYDQTLAGLAGGNGGAAGMFGDGGAGGDGGAGAAGGIGGAGGWFMGNGGAGGAGGEGVLGGAGGAGGDGGDALAWFFGSGGAGGAGGAGGSGAVGATGGMGGAGGAGGASLSAQFGDGGRGGAGGSGGTGGAGQAGADGQAGDFASNAGTGGDAGDGGNGGSGGVGGAGGAGGASAHGTAGENGSGGDGGRGGAAGLGGTGGVGAAGTAVHPDGGAGGNGGDPGLAGGGGAGGAAGVGGLAGTGVDGVAGAAGLAAHSGGNGGNGGAGFDAATGAGGAGGHGGNGGAYGDGGNGGAGGQGGLGADGSDASGTGATGQDGGQGGSGGAGGTGGAGGALGGNGGRGGTGGVGGTGGTGGNGTDGTASGVAGGAGGNGGDGGRGGTGGTGGTGGAGGTATHGTVGQQGAGGTGGTGGTGGDPGAGGRGGNGSASHVDGGRGGNGGNAGAGGSGGTGGRVRPPGRRVRPGRPRPAMPVTAATAATATAPPPPAPAAARAATAGPAAPTATAATAATAATGRPAGTASPASSAATPVMAATAGPAAPAATPSATATAATAATAARPATAAAAWTNRASPPAPPCPAAAATVGWAGPVGPAAAVPARTAPAPVTAARAARAGPAVTAAAMASPPWTRPTTCNTAAAATAGRVASAATAASVTTAPRAPTPASTAAAAAAAARAAPVACPTRATPPWASTGVSAPTATAAPVVAAGPAAVVAPAAPGWPVRAAPAATAATAGRPETAEPPAPALSPNPESTRHRSGSAAPAARAAVREPVVPAGSVRPDSPAAPAGTVVWEVPAETAETAAAASTRRAPAAATAAPEATAATPVSAERAVRVPVLAPAATPVRAATAATEVTEAPPPWPRRTCTAARPATAAPEVPRATWPPAAPGPRAATAATAEWAATAGRSAAPGPTAPGVPAVTARGRLPMGPPAARTAWSTRPSRCICKAAGSARSSTSPSTAAHRSRCRSTPVPPG, from the coding sequence ATGGACCTCTACACCGCGCTGCACGACCAGGTTCAGACCTGGATCACCAGCCCGCTGGGCATTCAGATCGACACCACCATCAACCAGCTCGCCGGGTCGTATCTCATCGGCAACGGGATCGACGGGACCGCGGACAACCCCCACGGCGGCGCCGGCGGCCTGTGGTTCGGTGACGGCGGCGACGGATATGACCAAACCCTGGCCGGTCTCGCCGGCGGCAACGGCGGCGCGGCCGGAATGTTCGGTGACGGCGGGGCCGGCGGTGACGGCGGAGCCGGTGCCGCAGGAGGCATCGGCGGGGCCGGCGGCTGGTTCATGGGCAACGGCGGCGCCGGAGGTGCCGGCGGCGAGGGTGTGCTGGGCGGTGCCGGCGGCGCCGGCGGAGACGGCGGCGACGCGCTGGCCTGGTTCTTCGGCAGTGGCGGGGCCGGCGGTGCCGGCGGCGCCGGCGGCTCCGGAGCCGTGGGCGCCACCGGCGGTATGGGTGGTGCCGGCGGGGCCGGCGGAGCCAGCCTCTCAGCGCAATTCGGTGATGGCGGGCGTGGCGGCGCCGGCGGGTCCGGCGGGACCGGCGGAGCGGGCCAGGCCGGCGCCGACGGGCAGGCCGGGGACTTCGCGAGCAACGCAGGCACCGGCGGCGACGCCGGCGATGGCGGCAACGGCGGATCCGGCGGCGTGGGCGGCGCCGGTGGAGCCGGCGGCGCATCGGCGCACGGCACGGCGGGTGAGAACGGCAGCGGCGGGGACGGCGGTCGCGGCGGTGCCGCCGGCCTGGGCGGAACCGGCGGAGTCGGGGCGGCCGGCACGGCCGTCCACCCCGACGGCGGGGCCGGTGGCAATGGCGGCGACCCGGGTCTGGCCGGAGGCGGCGGCGCGGGCGGCGCGGCAGGGGTCGGCGGGCTGGCCGGGACCGGTGTGGACGGCGTTGCCGGGGCCGCCGGCTTGGCCGCCCACAGCGGCGGCAACGGCGGCAACGGCGGAGCCGGCTTTGACGCCGCTACCGGAGCCGGCGGGGCCGGCGGTCACGGCGGCAACGGCGGCGCGTACGGCGACGGCGGCAACGGCGGCGCGGGCGGCCAGGGCGGGCTCGGGGCCGACGGCAGCGACGCCTCCGGGACCGGTGCCACCGGGCAGGACGGTGGCCAGGGCGGCAGCGGCGGCGCGGGCGGAACCGGCGGGGCCGGTGGAGCGCTCGGCGGCAACGGCGGGCGCGGCGGGACGGGCGGCGTCGGCGGGACCGGCGGGACCGGCGGCAACGGAACCGACGGTACGGCCAGCGGCGTGGCCGGCGGCGCCGGCGGCAACGGCGGTGACGGTGGCCGCGGCGGCACCGGCGGCACCGGCGGGACCGGCGGCGCGGGAGGCACCGCCACCCACGGAACCGTGGGCCAGCAGGGCGCGGGCGGAACCGGCGGCACCGGCGGCACCGGCGGCGATCCGGGCGCCGGCGGCCGAGGCGGCAACGGCAGCGCCTCCCACGTCGACGGCGGCCGGGGCGGCAACGGCGGCAACGCCGGGGCCGGCGGCTCCGGTGGTACCGGCGGGCGGGTTCGACCGCCGGGGCGACGGGTGCGGCCGGGGCGGCCCCGACCGGCCATGCCGGTGACGGCGGCAACGGCGGCAACGGCTACAGCCCCACCACCGCCGGCGCCAGCGGCGGCAAGGGCGGCGACGGCGGGACCGGCAGCGCCCACGGCAACGGCGGCAACGGCGGCAACGGCGGCAACGGGGCGACCGGCAGGAACGGCGTCGCCGGCCTCTTCGGCGGCAACGCCGGTGATGGCGGCAACGGCGGGGCCGGCGGCGCCGGCGGCAACTCCCTCGGCGACGGCAACGGCGGCGACGGCGGCAACGGCGGCGCGGCCGGCAACGGCGGCCGCGGCCTGGACCAATCGGGCCAGCCCGCCGGCGCCACCCTGCCCGGCAGCGGCGGCAACGGTGGGCTGGGCGGGGCCGGTGGGGCCGGCGGCAGCAGTGCCAGCGCGCACGGCGCCGGCACCGGTAACGGCGGCGCGGGCGGCACGGGCGGGGCCGGCGGTAACGGCGGCGGCAATGGCATCGCCACCGTGGACGCGCCCAACAACGTGCAATACGGCAGCGGCGGCGACGGCGGGGCGGGTGGCGTCGGCGGCAACGGCGGCCTCGGTGACCACGGCGCCGCGGGCCCCAACGCCGGCTTCGACGGCGGCAGCGGCGGCAGCGGCGGCCAGGGCGGCGCCGGTGGCTTGTCCTACCAGGGCAACGCCGCCCTGGGCGAGCACGGGCGTTTCGGCACCAACGGCGACGGCGGCGCCGGTGGTGGCGGCGGGACCGGCGGCGGTGGTGGCACCGGCGGCACCGGGCTGGCCAGTGCGGGCGGCACCGGCGGCAACGGCGGCAACGGCGGGACGGCCGGAGACGGCGGAGCCCCCGGCACCGGCGCTTTCGCCCAACCCGGAATCAACAAGGCACCGGTCGGGATCGGCGGCGCCGGCGGCGAGGGCGGCGGTGCGGGAGCCGGTGGTTCCGGCGGGATCGGTGCGGCCGGATTCACCGGCGGCGCCGGCGGGAACGGTGGTGTGGGAGGTTCCGGCGGAGACGGCGGAGACGGCAGCGGCAGCTTCTACTCGCAGGGCTCCAGCGGCGGCAACGGCGGCTCCGGAGGCGACGGCGGCAACGCCGGTGTCGGCGGAGCGGGCGGTTCGGGTGCCGGTGCTGGCGCCGGCGGCAACGCCGGTGCGGGCGGCCACGGCGGCGACGGAGGTAACGGAGGCACCGCCACCCTGGCCTCGACGAACGTGCACGGCGGCGCGGCCGGCGACGGCGGCGCCGGAGGTGCCGCGGGCAACGTGGCCGCCGGCGGCGCCGGGGCCAAGGGCGGCGACGGCGGCGACGGCGGAGTGGGCGGCTACGGCGGGACGGTCGGCAGCACCGGGGCCAACGGCGCCGGGGGTGCCGGCGGTGACGGCTCGGGGTCGGCTGCCGATGGGGCCACCGGCGGCCCGGACGGCCTGGTCAACGCGTCCATCCCGCTGTATCTGCAAAGCGGCGGGATCAGCCCGATCGTCTACATCTCCCTCAACGGCGGCCCACCGGTCGCGGTGCAGATCGACACCGGTTCCACCGGGTTGA